The Thermotoga sp. Ku-13t DNA segment AAAAAGATGGTCCTGACGATGCGGTCAGCTGCAACGAGGAAAATAATGATCGCCTGAACGATCATTATGATGTGCTTCGGAACCCCAATGAACTGCATCTCGTTCGAACCGTTGCGGAGCGCACCCATGAGCAACGCAGCGAAGATGATTCCTATGGGATTGTTCTGACCTATCAAAGCTATGGAAATACCATCAAAGCCTTTCCCACCCGAGAGCGTTCCCAGAAATCTGTGATGGACTCCCATGACTTCCAGCGTGCCCGCAAGGCCTGCCAGTGCCCCGCTTATCGCCATGGCGAGGACTATGTTCTGTGCGAGTTTTATGCCTCCGTACTCAGCAGCATAAGGATTGAAGCCCGCCGCTTTGAGTTCGTATCCTTTGCTGGTCTTGTCGAGCAATATCTTGACCAAGATGGCGGCGATCACGGCGATTATGATGCCGCTGGTGAGTTCGGTCGCCTGAACCACCATCAAAGGGGGTAGCTTCGCGCTGGATGCAATCTCAGGGCTTTTCGGTGTTCCAAAACCAACACCCATAGGCACTGTGACGACGTAGCTGGAAAGATAATCCGCTATCCAGTTCAACATGATCGTGGTGACCACTTCGTGAGCACCCGTTTTCGCCTTCAAGAAACCTGCGATCGAAGCATAACCGGCTCCAGCGAGCATGCCCACGAGCATCGTCAGAGGGATCGCGAGGACGGCTGGAATAGAACCTGCGTTGATGGCGAAGGCCGTCGCCGCCATCGCACCGACGATCATCTGACCTTCGGCGCCTATGTTGAAAAGACCAGCTCTGAAACCGAACCCAACCGCAAGACCAGTCAGAATCAGCGGAGTTGTCTTAACGATGGTGGAAGCTACGGCCAGTCTGGAACCAAAGGCACCCCTGAAGAGCGCCGCATAGGCCGTTATGGGATTTTTACCTATCATCAATATCACGAAAGACGCGATGATCAGCGCAACGAGCACCGAAAGTACCGGTACGAGGAACGCCCAGAGCCTCTGGTTCAAGCCACACGCCCCCTGATCTCTTCCAGTCTGTGCCCAGCCATCATGAGACCTATCTCCTCGATCGTGACGGAACCTGGTTCCACCTCTCCCATGATCTGACCGTTGTACATCACGGCGATCCGATCGGCCAGCGACAGGACTTCCTCGAGCTCCATCGAAACGAGCAGAACGGCGACGTTCGAGTCTCTGAGTTGCAGGAGCGTTCTGTGGACGAATTCCGTCGCACCAACATCTAAGCCTCTCGTAGGTTGAGAAACTATCATGAGCTTTGGTTCCAGGCCAATTTCTCTCGCGATCACGATCTTCTGCTGGTTACCGCCTGAAAAATTGGCTCCGAGCATTCTCACGTTGTTGGGTCGAACGTCGAACCTTTTGAATAGCTCTTCTGCAAAGCTGAGGATCTTTCCGTGAACCAGAAATTCACCGTTCGCAAACGGTGGTCTGTAATGTCTCCCGAGGATCACGTTGTAATACGCGGGAAACTGAAGTATGAGACCGTACTTGTGTCTGTCTTCCGGAATGTGACCCATGCCCATTTCCCTGAGTTCTCTCGGTGTTGCGTGGGTAACGTCCTTTCCGAGGAAATACACCTTGCCGGAGACGGGTCTTCTCAAACCTGTGAGCGCCTCGATCAGTTCCGACTGACCGTTGCCTGCCACTCCTGCGATGGCGTAGATCTCTCCAGATCGGACTTCGAACGATACTCCCTTAACGGCTTCCAGATTTCTGTAATCCTTGACACGGAGATTTTCAACCTTGAGGACTACTTCGCCTGGCCTGGCGGGCGTCTTTTCCACTATGAAGACAACGTCTCTGCCGACCATAAGGCGTGCTATTTCTCGAGGATTGGTTTCGCTCTTGTTCAACACACCCGTGACTTTCCCCTGTCTCGTCACCGTGATCCGATCGCTGACCCTCATCACTTCGTTCAGTTTATGTGAAATGAAGATGATCGTTTTCCCGCTCTCTTTCAACCTGAACATGGTTTCAAAAAGTTCCTCGGTCTCCTGCGGTGTGAGAACGGCGGTGGGTTCGTCCAGTATCAGGATCTCCGCACCCCTGTAGAGCACTTTCAGTATCTCGACTCTCTGCTGCATCCCAACTGGAAGGTCTTCTATCTTCGCGTCCGGATCGACGTGAAGACCGTAGCGTTTGGAAAGTTCCGCAACCTTTTTCCTCGCACCTTTAAGATCGAACAAGAAACCGAAACCAGTTTCAGAACCGAGCACGACGTTCTCGGCCACGGTCAGGTTGTTCACCAGCATGAAGTGCTGATGCACCATACCGATACCCATTGCTATCGCGTCACGGGGACTTTTGAAGCTGACTTTCTTGCCGAAAATGTGTATCTCACCGGAATCCGGTTTCAAGAGGCCGTAGAGCTGGTTCATGAGTGTGGTTTTTCCCGCCCCGTTTTCTCCCACGATCGCGTGTATTTCTCCTTTGTATACTGTGAGATCCACGTGGTCGTTCGCAACCACCTGCGGAAACTTCTTTACTATCTGGATCATCTCCACTGCCTTTTCCACGCTTTCAACCTCTCTTCGAAGAAGGGGCGCCGCCCGGCGCCCCAGTTTTTTCAGAACGGGAACGATATGGCGGGAACCTGGAACGCCTTGAGTGCGTCCTCCGTATCTGGAATGACGAGTTTGCCGTCCTTTATCAGCTTCGTGAGGTATTCAAGTTCAGCGATGACTCTGTTCGGTATCATGCCTTTGGTGTACTTCATCGGGCTCACACCGGCACCATCTTCCTTGACGCCGAGAACTTTCAATCCGCCTTCGAACGTGCCTTCCCACGCCGCCTTAACGCCGTAGTAGGCCGCCATGGAGATCCCCTTCATCGCGCTGCAGAGCACGACACCCGGAGCCATGTAGTCTTGGTCGACGTCCACACCGATCGCGAAGAATCCTCTATTGTTCTTCGTGACGTAGTCGATGATGTCGACCAGCCTGTCAGAACCCACAAGTGCGACCATCTTTTCCTTCGCGGCTTCGATACCACCGTTGCCACAGGCACCAGCCGCCAGGAAGACGATGTCCGCACCCTGAGCGTACTGTGCCATCGTGAGGTCCTTGCCCTTCTTGGGATCTTCGAAGTCGTTGGTGTAACCTCTCAAGATCTCAACCTTCTTCCTGTGTAGCGTGGAATAAATCTTCGCACCGGCTTCGTAACCGTAGCGGAACCTTTCGACTGGTGGGATCGGAATGCCTCCAACGAAACCGATCTTTCCGGTCGCAGTCATGGCCGCAGCGATGTAACCGGCGTAGAAACCAGCATGTTCCTCCTTGAACACGTAGCACAGCACGTTCGGTAGGCTCTCTCCCTCAGGTGGCACGATGTCGATTCCGACAAAATACACGTTCGGGAACTGCTTGGCAACTTTGAACAGCGCGTCCGTCATCATGAATCCCACTGCGAAGACCACGTCCGCTTCCTGTGCCGCCCTGGTGAGGTTGGGTATGTAGTCTGCCTGTTCGTAGGATTGAATGACCTTGGCTTCTGCTCCGATCTCTTTCGCTGCCGTCAGGATGCCTTCCCAAGTTCCATCGTTGAAGGACTTATCACCCAGACCTCCAACGTCTGTGACCATGATGACTTTGAACGCCATGGCGAAGACCGCGAGCGCGACGATCAGAAACAGTGCGATCAACCTTTTCATACTGACTCCCCCCTTCTGAAGAGTTTGAAAACATTGACGGCGACCAGAAAGATAGCTGTCAGGAAGAGCAATGGATTGACGAACGAATCCGTCTGCGATCTCAGCACGGGTGACGTCTGTTCCACGATCAGGATCAACTCGTGACTGTTCAGCCACGCCCAGATCGAACCAACCAGGAGAATCACAGACGGTCCGAGAGATATCTTAGGACTCAGGAAGAAACCTGTCAAGAACACGAGCAACAGAACCAGAAGGACCGAAAGTGAGTATCTGTTGTTGAAAACGTTGATGTGTGGTGGTCGTACCTCTTCCGAAGTCTGAAAAACTTCCTGATCGAAAGTTGTTAACAGATCAGAGAGAATGGGATACTTCATACTGAAGAGATCTTGCACATGCTGTTTGAACTCATCCCTGAGCCTCGGCGCAGAGTAGTTCACCAACCTCTTACTGTATTTGAGTAGCGCATCGAGGTCTTTCTTGAAACTTCTCATGCGTGACTTCTCATCGAGCAGGTAAAACCTGAGCACATTGGACAGAGGTTGAAATTCTCCCAGTCTCGCACTGGCATTGCTGTAGCTGAAAAAGTTCGAACGGTCGTTGAAAAAGACGGCGTGTCTCGGTGTCAGGAGGATCTCCGTTATGACTCCTTTCGAATTGAGATCGCCGATTCTTTCCACAAGATCATCAATCACGGCCTTCGTGTCTTCCAGGCTGGTGTACATGGTCGAAGACAGGCGCCTGACGTAATGAGCCACTCTCGAAAGTTCGTCGACGTACAGTTCTCGCTTCAGAAGATCGTAGTACTTCGACTCGAGGAAACTCTCCTGTCTGTCCATAGACAGCTCTTCACATCGTGGGACCAGCGGCAAGATGAGAGACAACAGTATCAAAGCTATGGAAACGATCTCAAGCAATTTTGAGCGCCTCTTCGGTAATCTGAGAACCGCAAACATAAGACCCAGGAACAGGACCGAACCGTAGGCCATAGATTCATAACGCGATGTAGGATTAAAGAGAAAGAACAGATAGACAGATTCGAAGATCAAGACACAGCTCAGCGCGATGTTTCGAATCTTTGGATATCTGAACACCACCACTAACACCAGTGCATAAACGACAAACCTCAGCCACCAGTAGTTCCTCGTGTTCGGCGTCAGTTTCTGTACCATCTGTGCCACGTTCGCTTGAAGACTCGTGATCGGTTTGACGATGTCTCTCGCCACGAAAGCCGCTTCCCTGT contains these protein-coding regions:
- a CDS encoding BMP family ABC transporter substrate-binding protein, producing the protein MKRLIALFLIVALAVFAMAFKVIMVTDVGGLGDKSFNDGTWEGILTAAKEIGAEAKVIQSYEQADYIPNLTRAAQEADVVFAVGFMMTDALFKVAKQFPNVYFVGIDIVPPEGESLPNVLCYVFKEEHAGFYAGYIAAAMTATGKIGFVGGIPIPPVERFRYGYEAGAKIYSTLHRKKVEILRGYTNDFEDPKKGKDLTMAQYAQGADIVFLAAGACGNGGIEAAKEKMVALVGSDRLVDIIDYVTKNNRGFFAIGVDVDQDYMAPGVVLCSAMKGISMAAYYGVKAAWEGTFEGGLKVLGVKEDGAGVSPMKYTKGMIPNRVIAELEYLTKLIKDGKLVIPDTEDALKAFQVPAISFPF
- a CDS encoding ABC transporter permease, yielding MNQRLWAFLVPVLSVLVALIIASFVILMIGKNPITAYAALFRGAFGSRLAVASTIVKTTPLILTGLAVGFGFRAGLFNIGAEGQMIVGAMAATAFAINAGSIPAVLAIPLTMLVGMLAGAGYASIAGFLKAKTGAHEVVTTIMLNWIADYLSSYVVTVPMGVGFGTPKSPEIASSAKLPPLMVVQATELTSGIIIAVIAAILVKILLDKTSKGYELKAAGFNPYAAEYGGIKLAQNIVLAMAISGALAGLAGTLEVMGVHHRFLGTLSGGKGFDGISIALIGQNNPIGIIFAALLMGALRNGSNEMQFIGVPKHIIMIVQAIIIFLVAADRIVRTIFLRKKVAR
- a CDS encoding ABC transporter ATP-binding protein yields the protein MEKAVEMIQIVKKFPQVVANDHVDLTVYKGEIHAIVGENGAGKTTLMNQLYGLLKPDSGEIHIFGKKVSFKSPRDAIAMGIGMVHQHFMLVNNLTVAENVVLGSETGFGFLFDLKGARKKVAELSKRYGLHVDPDAKIEDLPVGMQQRVEILKVLYRGAEILILDEPTAVLTPQETEELFETMFRLKESGKTIIFISHKLNEVMRVSDRITVTRQGKVTGVLNKSETNPREIARLMVGRDVVFIVEKTPARPGEVVLKVENLRVKDYRNLEAVKGVSFEVRSGEIYAIAGVAGNGQSELIEALTGLRRPVSGKVYFLGKDVTHATPRELREMGMGHIPEDRHKYGLILQFPAYYNVILGRHYRPPFANGEFLVHGKILSFAEELFKRFDVRPNNVRMLGANFSGGNQQKIVIAREIGLEPKLMIVSQPTRGLDVGATEFVHRTLLQLRDSNVAVLLVSMELEEVLSLADRIAVMYNGQIMGEVEPGSVTIEEIGLMMAGHRLEEIRGRVA